Part of the Chloroflexota bacterium genome is shown below.
CTGAGTATGAAAACTGGCGGTGTTGTCGCCGAGGTGTTGGCGGGCGAAGATGATAGTGTCATCGCCGGGCAGGTACTCGTCCGGCTCGAAGGCAGGGAAACTCTGGAGGCCGCCATCGCGGCTACCCGCTTTGAAGTAGTTTCTGCACAACAGGCACTCGACGCGCTTTTCGATGACCCTGAACTGGCGCTGGCCAAAGCTCAGCAGAGTATTGCCGACGCGGAGTTAGCCATCGAAGATGCTGAGCGCCGCATTAATAACCTGCACCGTATTGCCGTACAGGCCGATATTGATCAGGCTTATGCCAACATGATTTTGGCAAAAGACAAGTTGGACAAAGCCCAGGAAGATTACGAACCTTACGAAGGAAAAGCCGAAGATGACCTCACGCGCGCCAACTATCTCAGCCGCATGGCACAGGCTCAAAAAGATTACGATGCTACCGTGCGCCTTTATAACGCCCTCACTGGAACGGGTGACGACCTTGATATTGCCGAAGCCGAATCTGATCTGGTACTGGCGCAGGCGCAACTGATTGTTTCCCAGCGCGAATTTGAAATCTTGCAAAAAGGGCCTGATCCCGATGATATTGCCGTAGCCGAAGCCCGATTGGCCAACGCTGAAGCACAATTGGCCGCCGCCGAAGCCGCCCTGGATGATTTAGTGCTGAGCGCGCCTTTTGATGGCACCATCGGCAACCTGAATATTCACACCGGCGAATGGGTTTCCCCCGGGCAGCCTGTGATCTTGCTGGCCGATCTGAACCACATGCAAGTCGAAACTACCGATCTAAATGAAATTGATGTCGCCCAAATCAAAATTGGTGATACCGCGCTTGTCACTTTCGATGCCCTACCCGAAGCTCTTGTTAACGGTACAGTAGTGCGCATCGCTCCCAAAGATTCTGAAGGCTCTGGCGTAAATTACCCCGTACTCATCGAATTAGATGAAGTGCCCGCCGGGCTGCGTTGGGGCATGACCGCCTTTGTAGACATCGAGATTGGTGAGTGAGCGAACGATTCGGCAAGTCAGCGAGTCAACGAAAAGTATCTGAACTCCCGATTGGCTTGCTGATTCGTTGAATCCTATGGAGAAAATTATGTCAAATACAAACCCCCACCCTCTCATCGAAATCCGCGAACTGACGCGCGTTTACGGCGATGGTGAAGAAATCCGTGCCCTGGATGGGATTACCCTGAAAATTCAAAGCGGCGAGTTCATCGCCGTAATGGGACCGAGCGGCAGCGGCAAAAGCACTCTGCTCAATATGATCGGCGCGCTGGATAAACCCTCCAGCGGGCAAGTATTTATCAACGGGCAAGATTTGGCAAAAATTCGCAACAAAGATACGTTTCGCGCCGAAACCGTGGGGTTTGTATTTCAACTTCACAACCTCATCCCCACCCTGAGCGCGCGCGAAAACGTCGAAGTCCCCATGATGGGGCAGGTAAATCTCATCGCCCGTCGCAAACGCTCCAAAGAACTGCTGGAAATCGTCGGGTTGGATGACCGGATGCGGCATTTGCCCAATCAGCTTTCAGGCGGGCAACGGCAGCGCGTGGCAGTCGCGCGCGCGCTGGCGAATAAGCCCTCACTGATCCTGGCGGATGAGCCCACCGGCAGCCTGGATACCGAAGCCGGGCGCGCCCTGATGAAATTACTGCACGAAATCAACGCTGCGCAGGGAACAACCTTTATCGTCGTTACCCACGATCCGGCCGTAGCACGCCAGACCAACCGTGTCATCGTGCTTGAAGATGGCAAAATTTTCCGTGAAGACCTCATCGGATCACCTATCGAAGAAGACCTGAAAATGTGGCGGCATTCCGGCCTGGGGCGGCGCATCGTGGAAGGCGATAACGATGGCGCACTGGCAGGAATGGCGTTATCGAAAAAGAGCGTTTCCGCTGTGCGCGAGATATTGGTACAAGCACAATAAAAAATCGTGGACGAGAGACCGAAGACGGACAGAAATTCCCATCTTCGGTCTCTCGTCATTGGAATCCATATGAAACAATTCCTAAATAAAATCTTTCGCAAATCCGACCCCATCATCATCGTTTCTGGCCTGCCGCGTTCTGGCACCTCGATGACAATGAAAATGCTCGAAGCTGGCGGTGTTCCCCCCCTGACAGATCAAATCCGTGAGGCAGATGTGGACAACCCCAAGGGATACTACGAGTTTGAGCGCGCCAAGAAACTCAAAGATGGGGATACAGCCTGGCTGCCGGATGCGCAGGGCAAAGCCGTGAAGTTGATCGGCGCTTTATTGGTGGAACTACCCCCGAAGTATGACTACCGCGTACTTTTTATGCGCCGCAATATTGGGGAGGTGCTGGCCTCCCAGAGCAAAATGCTCGAACGCCGCGGCGAAGAAAACAAAGTCGATGACGGCACGATGGCGGTCCTCTTCGAGAAACACGTCAGCCAGGTTGAAGATTGGATGAGAAAACACCCCGGTCTGAACTATATCGATGTGGACTACAACGCTATGCTCGTTGACCCGCACCCGCAGGTTGAAGCTATTAACAAATTTTTGGGCGGCAACCTCGATACCGAGGCAATGCTCGCCGTGGTAGACCCAAATCTTTATCGGCAAAGGAAATAAAGCAGGCATCAGGCAATTAGGATAAATCCTAATCCCTGGTTACCCAATCCCTGCTACCCAACTCATTATGCCCAACCCACTGATTTCTTTACTCGTAGCTTTTGCCATCACGCTGCTCGCGGTGTGGTTTTTTCGCCCCGAACGCGGCCTGTTTTGGCGCTGGCAGCGCTCCCGCAGAATGACCGAACGTGTCTTCGAGGAAGACGCGCTCAAACATATCCACCAATGCGAAATTCATGATCGCCGCCCGACAGTAAAAAGCCTGGCAGGATCGCTGAATCTCAGCCTGGATGAAATTGCCAGTGTGCTCGAAAAACTGGAAGCGCGGCAACTAGTGGCTGTTGACGGCACCAATTTTCATCTGACAGGCTCAGGGCGCGCTTATGCATTGCAAATTATTCGCGCGCATCGTTTGTGGGAACGCTATCTGGCCGATGCCACCGGTTTTGGTGAAGCCGAATGGCACGGACAGGCTGATTTATACGAACACGAACTCAGCCCGGCTGAAATCAGTCGCCTGGCTGCACAGTTGGGCAACCCTACCCACGATCCGCACGGCGACCCTATCCCGACGGCGCGCGGTGAAATTGTCTACCGTGCGCGCATTCCCCTGTCATCTATCGAGGCAAACAAGCCCGCCCGCATCGTCCATATCGAAGACGAACCCGAAGCTGTGTATGCGCAATTAGTGGCCGAAGGTCTGCATGTAGGCATGACAGTGCGCGTGACAGAATCTTCATCGCAGCGCATCCGTTTTTGGAGCGGTGGCGACGAGCATACGCTGGCCCCGTTGATTGCGGCCAATGTGGGCCTGGAACTGCTGCCCGAAGAACCGCGGGAGCAGGATCAGCTTGGCGAACGCCTCACCAGCCTCGCCCCCGGTGAGCAAGGCCGTGTCATCGGACTCACACCCCGCCTCCGGGGAGCGGAACGTCGCCGCTTGATGGATTTAGGCATCTTGCCCGGAACGCTGATCCAAAACACGATGAACAGCCCCAGCGGTAACCCGGCAGCATATAACGTGCGCGGCGCGCTGATTGCATTGCGGTCGGCACAGGCCGATCAAATTCGAATCTTGCGCGAGAATGAATGATGATGATGATGATGGAGGATGGAAGACCAACGACAGAAAATCCCCGTCTTTTTTACTGGAATAGCAAATATGACTGAACAAACACTTACCAAACCAACCCCCACCGCCGCGCCTTGCGAAACTTGCCCGGTGCATAACGCGGCACATTTATTGAAATTAGGCGTAGATATGGGGGATGCTGATTTCGTGGTCGCGCTGGCAGGTAACCCAAATACCGGCAAAAGCACGGTTTTCAACGCCCTCACCGGGCTGCGCCAGCACACCGGTAACTGGCCGGGAAAAACGGTTACGCGCGCCGAAGGGGGCTTTGAGTATGGCAATAGCCGATACAAAATTGTCGATCTTCCTGGCACCTATTCGCTCTTGGCGACCAGCCTGGATGAAGAAATTGCGCGTGATTTTATTCTCTTTGGCCAGCCGGATGTTTCGGTGGTGGTGGTGGATGCTACCCGTCTCGAGCGCAACCTGAACCTGGTGCTGCAAGTGATGGAAATTACCAACCGTGTGGTGGTCTGCCTGAATTTGATGGATGAAGTCCGCCGCCATAAACTAACCGTGGACGACCGGCGGCTGGCGCGCGACCTGGGGGTGCCCGTTGTGCCCACAGCAGCCCGCCACGGCCAGGGGATGGATCTGCTCCTGCAGGCCATCCACGAAGTGGCCTCTGGCGCGACGGTGGGCAAACCCTACCGTGTGCGCTACGAATCCCCGGCGCTGAAAAATGCCGTCGAGCAGCTTGTCACACAGATCGAAGCGACATATCCCGACCTGCCTAACGCCCGCTGGGTAGCCTTGCGCCTGCTGGATGGCGATGAGAAAATTGCCGAAGCCCTACAAAAAGGCGAACTCGGCGATCTGAGCCACGGCGATTTGGCCCAGCGAGCGGCGCAAATGCAGGTTATTGGAAATCAGTGAAAACGGTTTAATGTTGAAGGTTGCATGTTTGTGCCATTAATTTCGCTTACTTTCAACATTCAACCTGCAACACGAAACCCAAAACTCGCACATATAATTATGACCCTACACAACACAACCCCCGAAGATATTCTGCAAACCGCCCAGGCCTTACGCTGGGAAGTGGGCAGCGATTTTCACGAACATTTAATGGAATCGATGTATACCGAGGCGGCGCGCATCGCCGACCGGGCTGTCTCCCGCCCCGAGGAAAAACCGCGTTTCGATCTTGACCGCACCATTGACCGCCTGGTCACCAGCCGCACCGTTGGCTTCCCGCTGATGCTGGCGCTGCTGACCCTGGTTTTTTGGTTGACCATCGCCGGGGCCAATGTTCCCTCCCGCTGGCTCAGTTGGCTGCTGCTGGATACGCTCCAGCCGATCTTAAAAGGTTTTGGCGTCACCATTGGTCTGCCCTGGTGGATCAACGGCCTGCTCTTTGATGGTATGTATCTGGCGACGGCCTGGGTCATCAGCGTGATGCTGCCCCCGATGGCGATCTTTTTCCCGTTATTCACCTTGCTCGAAGATTATGGCTACCTGCCGCGTGTGGCCTTTAACCTGGATAATATGTTCCAAAAAGTGGGCGCGCACGGCAAGCAGGCCCTCAGCATGACCATGGGCTTTGGCTGTAACGCCGCCGGAGTGGTT
Proteins encoded:
- a CDS encoding HlyD family efflux transporter periplasmic adaptor subunit, with the translated sequence MKKRSLFVLIVVGLLTLSACELPTQTVETATPEPVVQNFTPVVSATGKLLPAEEATLSMKTGGVVAEVLAGEDDSVIAGQVLVRLEGRETLEAAIAATRFEVVSAQQALDALFDDPELALAKAQQSIADAELAIEDAERRINNLHRIAVQADIDQAYANMILAKDKLDKAQEDYEPYEGKAEDDLTRANYLSRMAQAQKDYDATVRLYNALTGTGDDLDIAEAESDLVLAQAQLIVSQREFEILQKGPDPDDIAVAEARLANAEAQLAAAEAALDDLVLSAPFDGTIGNLNIHTGEWVSPGQPVILLADLNHMQVETTDLNEIDVAQIKIGDTALVTFDALPEALVNGTVVRIAPKDSEGSGVNYPVLIELDEVPAGLRWGMTAFVDIEIGE
- a CDS encoding ABC transporter ATP-binding protein is translated as MSNTNPHPLIEIRELTRVYGDGEEIRALDGITLKIQSGEFIAVMGPSGSGKSTLLNMIGALDKPSSGQVFINGQDLAKIRNKDTFRAETVGFVFQLHNLIPTLSARENVEVPMMGQVNLIARRKRSKELLEIVGLDDRMRHLPNQLSGGQRQRVAVARALANKPSLILADEPTGSLDTEAGRALMKLLHEINAAQGTTFIVVTHDPAVARQTNRVIVLEDGKIFREDLIGSPIEEDLKMWRHSGLGRRIVEGDNDGALAGMALSKKSVSAVREILVQAQ
- a CDS encoding sulfotransferase family protein, yielding MKQFLNKIFRKSDPIIIVSGLPRSGTSMTMKMLEAGGVPPLTDQIREADVDNPKGYYEFERAKKLKDGDTAWLPDAQGKAVKLIGALLVELPPKYDYRVLFMRRNIGEVLASQSKMLERRGEENKVDDGTMAVLFEKHVSQVEDWMRKHPGLNYIDVDYNAMLVDPHPQVEAINKFLGGNLDTEAMLAVVDPNLYRQRK
- a CDS encoding iron transporter FeoB; translated protein: MTEQTLTKPTPTAAPCETCPVHNAAHLLKLGVDMGDADFVVALAGNPNTGKSTVFNALTGLRQHTGNWPGKTVTRAEGGFEYGNSRYKIVDLPGTYSLLATSLDEEIARDFILFGQPDVSVVVVDATRLERNLNLVLQVMEITNRVVVCLNLMDEVRRHKLTVDDRRLARDLGVPVVPTAARHGQGMDLLLQAIHEVASGATVGKPYRVRYESPALKNAVEQLVTQIEATYPDLPNARWVALRLLDGDEKIAEALQKGELGDLSHGDLAQRAAQMQVIGNQ